The following DNA comes from Peribacillus sp. FSL E2-0218.
CCGGCAATGGATATTGGGTCATCGTCCTTCCTTGCTTTCAACACGATCTTTTGGAGCGCCCCTTCATCATCTTCTGCTTTAATTGCCTTCATTTTAACCGGCATCAGCCGGCTGATATCTTCGGCGATCGGGTGGTTTAGCTTGAAATGAAATGCGTGTAGGGAAAGACCGAATAATATAGAATATAAGATGGCAAAGATAAATCGTTTCATAATAAAGCTCAAGTAGCTCCTCTTTTTAGTATTTAATTCTAATGTATTCATAGTTCATATATAACTGATTCAGGTTTGTTGATCATGTAGGAGGAAGTCCGCGTTACTCTATCATAACCTTTATCACTAAAAAGCCTAGAAAAATAGTGAAATGATTGGACGCTGGATTTTTTTTCACTGGCGTATCCATTAATCTTTTCATCTAGTTATATCGTAAATAAAACCAGGATAGTTTAGGAGTGAGGAATTTGCCGTGATGACTTGTTCAAAGCATTCGCTTTCGAATAGAATGGAGGAAAGGGCAGTGCTTATATTCTATTGATGAATGCTTCTTGGAAATGAGGTGATTAGGTGGAAATCCATTTGGTGGCAAAGGATGAGATAGAGGCCCAAGGAATTCGGTGGATCGTGGAGTCCCACCTAACCGGGATCCGATTGGTCCTCTGGGAAACGATTGAAGAATTCGAAAAAGACATGCGCAACCAGCAGCCGGAATTCGTTATTTTGGATATGGATATGTGGACAAATGATAGTGAAGCGATGGGCGTTTCATTAAAACGAAGGGGAATTCGATGGTTAGGCATTTCATCGGAGAGAATATTTCAAACGGCTTATCGGGCCTTGCAGTTTCGTGCAGAAGATGTTCTATTCCGTCCCTTTTCTTCAGCGGATTTGGTGAAGCATATTCAACAATTGCGTTATCAATTAAGAAATGGACAAGGCATTCACGCGAGGAACACATTGGGCGAAGAGCAATCATTGGATATCAATTATCCGGATTTCTTCCTGACAGAGCGGAGGCATGATCATCGAATTACGATGGCCGCATTTTTGACGCCGGATAATAAAACGCTTCCTCTCGTTTATGATGATCTTCAGCGGTATTCCTTTATCGGAAAAAACCAGATCTTCGCTTTATCGGATTTCATTTTATGCGTCCAGGAATCGGAGGGGGATGAGGTGTTCAAGGAAGAATACCAAGCATTCCTCGCTCAATGGAAAGAAAAAATGGACGAGCCGCTTGCCATCATCATCAAAGCGGCAACGCCCGCCGATTCTTTAAAAAAGATCTATCAGCAAACGCGTGAATTGACGAGACAAATCTTTTTTGATGGATATGATATCATCTTGGCTGAAAGTCAACGAATGTCCCCGAAGGAGATGGATCCATTCCTTACTCCTCTTGAACAAAGACTGTGGATAGAAATGCTCGAAAGGCGGGATGCGAAAGCGATCAAGGAATGGACCGAACGCGAATTCCTCACTTTCCAACGGCCATATCCCGACCCGGAAATCGTTCGCATTCGCCTAACAAGCGTACTGGCGCAAATTCGCAGGCACATGAAATCATATAACCTGCAAACCGCCTCTCTAGAAGCGATTTATTATGACGTCTTCCAGCAAATCGTACATAAACCGGTCATTCATCAAATCGTAAAAGCCTTGCACTCGTTCACCACCCATTTGCTTCAGCAGGATCATGAACAAGTACAAGAAGGAGCGAACACACTAAGCGAAAAAGCAAGGGAACTGATTGAGTCCAATTATTGGGATCCCCAGTGGAATTTATCGGCCTGTGCAGACATATTGCGTATTAATAAAAGCACCCTCAGCCGTCGTTTTGCAGCTGAGTCCGGCACGTCATTCCGCAGTACGCTTCATCAAGTGCGGATAAGGGAGGCAAAACGTCTCTTAAAGGAAACGGATTTATCATTGGAGGAAATCGCACAATTGGCGGGCTATTCCCACCAAACCTACTTCAATGCCAAATTCAAATTGTTTGAGGCTTGCACCCCTTCAGCTTATCGGTGGGGATTAAAGGGTTCTATGTAAAGGTCAAAACCTATTGAAAACGATATTTTTTCAACGGTTCAGTCGCTGCTGAACCGTATTTTTTTGTAGAAAATATTAAACAGATTGGAATCATTCATAATATTATAATTTTAACTGTAAAAATATGAAACTATTTATAAAATAATCATTATATTATAAGTAATTTTCTGAATTTTTCCTATACAATGAAAATATACCGAAACAAGGAGGCAATACTATGAACACTACGACAAATAAGGTTATCCGTTATAGAGGGACAGATTTGCATA
Coding sequences within:
- a CDS encoding helix-turn-helix domain-containing protein — encoded protein: MEIHLVAKDEIEAQGIRWIVESHLTGIRLVLWETIEEFEKDMRNQQPEFVILDMDMWTNDSEAMGVSLKRRGIRWLGISSERIFQTAYRALQFRAEDVLFRPFSSADLVKHIQQLRYQLRNGQGIHARNTLGEEQSLDINYPDFFLTERRHDHRITMAAFLTPDNKTLPLVYDDLQRYSFIGKNQIFALSDFILCVQESEGDEVFKEEYQAFLAQWKEKMDEPLAIIIKAATPADSLKKIYQQTRELTRQIFFDGYDIILAESQRMSPKEMDPFLTPLEQRLWIEMLERRDAKAIKEWTEREFLTFQRPYPDPEIVRIRLTSVLAQIRRHMKSYNLQTASLEAIYYDVFQQIVHKPVIHQIVKALHSFTTHLLQQDHEQVQEGANTLSEKARELIESNYWDPQWNLSACADILRINKSTLSRRFAAESGTSFRSTLHQVRIREAKRLLKETDLSLEEIAQLAGYSHQTYFNAKFKLFEACTPSAYRWGLKGSM